From the genome of Brevundimonas sp. NIBR11:
CCGAAGGCCAGTGGACCGTGCGAAACCAACTGGTCGCGCAGCGCCACCGCATGAATGTCGGGGCCATCGTGGCGGCCGGCACCCTGAACGTGAAGGTCGCCTCGCGACGCGGCGGCGCGTCGAAACAACTGGTCGGCGGGCGGAAGGTCGGCGAGGCCGAGGAGTGGTATTTCGAACAGCTCACGCCCGGCGACACCTTCGTCTTCGCCGGGCAGGTCTGGGCCTTCCAGGGCATCGTCGGCATGGACGCCCTGGTCACTCACGCCGCCGACAAGGACCCCAAGATCCCAAGCTGGGGCGGGTCGCAGTTTCCGCTCGGCACGTCTCTAGCCGCCCGCGTCCGCGCCATGGTCCAGGACCGCGACCATTGGCGCGTCCTGCCGCCCGACGTGCAGGAGTGGCTGGAGCTTCAGGATCAGCGCAGCCTGATCCCCGACGCCGACAGTTTGCTGGTCGAGACCTTCCCGCGCGGCAGCCGCCATTTCCTCGTCGCCTATCCGTTCGAGGGGCGGCTGGCCCATTCGACGCTCTGCATGCTGCTGACGCGCAGGCTGGATCGGCTGGGCGTCGGGCCGCTGGGGTTCGTCGTGACCGACTATTCGCTGGCCATCTGGGCCATCAAGCCGATGGACGGGCTGGACTGGGACGCTTTGTTCCAGCCCGACATGCTGGGCGACGATCTGGAAGCCTGGCTGGAGGAGAGCTTCATGATGAAGCGCACCTTCCGCAATTGCGCCCTCGTTTCGGGCTTGATCGAGCGCCGACAGCCGGGCGCCGAGAAGACGGGGCGCCAGGTGACCTTCTCCACCGACCTGATCTACGACGTGCTCCGCCGCCACCAGCCCGATCATCTGCTGCTCCGCACCGCCCGCGCCGACGCCGCGTCGGGCCTGCTGGACGTCGCGCGTCTGGGTCAGTTGCTGAGCCGGATCGCGGGCCACATCCGCCCCATCGCCCTGGAGCGGCCCTCGCCCTTCTGCGTGCCCGTCCTGGTCCAGATCGGACGCGAGCGGGTCGGGGGCGACGCGGCTGAAATGATCCTCGAAGCCTCGGCGCAGGAGCTGATCGACGAGGTCATGGAGGACGCCCCGCCTGAACTGCAGGGGGCGGCATGAACGCGGCCCTGAGAGCGACCCTGACCCCGGCGCGTCGCGTTTGCGGATCGCTGTCCGTGCGGGTCATGGGCGAGCACTGCGTGCTGCGCTGCTCGGGCGCACTGTGGCTGCCGGATTTCTTAACCTTGGTTGCAGGCGACCTCCACCTGGAGAAGGGCTCGGCCTTCGCCGCGCGCGGCCAGATGCTGCCCCCCTACGACAGCCGCGCGACGCTGGATCGGCTGGAGGCGGAGATCGCCGAGCTGAAGCCGGGGCGGGTCGTCCTGCTCGGCGACAGCTTCCACGATTCCAAATCCATCGGCCGGATGGCGGCGGACGACCGCGAGCGGCTCGATCGCCTGGCCTTCGGGCGCGACTGGGTCTGGCTGGAGGGCAA
Proteins encoded in this window:
- the pdeM gene encoding ligase-associated DNA damage response endonuclease PdeM, whose translation is MNAALRATLTPARRVCGSLSVRVMGEHCVLRCSGALWLPDFLTLVAGDLHLEKGSAFAARGQMLPPYDSRATLDRLEAEIAELKPGRVVLLGDSFHDSKSIGRMAADDRERLDRLAFGRDWVWLEGNHDREALNVADADAVSRLPGRIVGEMRLGALFLTHEPMPEAQNGEVAGHLHPCARVVAHARMVRRSCFVTDGRRLILPAFGAFTGGLNVLDAAIAGLFREPPMAAALGKDRVHALAWAGLV